TTCTTTTGGAATTATTTTTTTTATTCCAGGAACATCACAGGCAGCTAAAAATTTATCTGCAAACACTGCCTTAATGCCTTCAGGAGAAGATATTTTTAATTGATTAACTGAATAAGAGGAAGATTCCTTTTCATAAATGATTTCTTCTACCTTATGGTTAAGATATATTTTTGCCCCTTTATTTTTAATGTAGTCGACAATAGGTTGAGTTAACCACTTATGTGGAGAACCTTTTAAAAGATTCAGTTTTGAGGCTTCTGTTTTTGAGGCAAACATCATGAAGATAGTTAGCATACATCTTGCTGAAATATCTTTACAATTAATAAAACCTAAAGCATATGCGATAGGATCCCACATTCTTTCTAAGCTTTTTTCACTTCCACCATGGTTTAAAAACCATTCTTTAAAACTAATTTTATCTAGATCTCTAATTATTTTCATTGCGCCTTCATAATCTATCAATCCTCTAACAATTGGGCTTGTCCCTAAAGCTAAGGCGTTTCTGAATTTATCTATCAAAGTAAGTTGTTCGGTGGTAAAAAAAGCTTTTAGTCCATTAAATGGAGCACCTAATGGGAATCTAAAATCTAAAGACTTCAAATTCCCACCATTATTGATAAATAGATGAGTATGATCTTTCGGAAGTAAATTGTCTAAAGCTCCCACTTTTTTCATTAATTTAAAAAGATTTGCGTAATTGTAAAAAAATACATGTAAACCCATTTCAATGTGGTTGCCATCCTTATCTTCCCAACTTCCTACTTTACCTCCCCAAAATGACCTGCTCTCGTAAATTTCTACTTCGTGCCCTTCATCAACTAAATTGACTGCTGCTGTAAGACCAGCTAAGCCTGAACCAACTATTGCAATTTTCACTTTTTCTTAAAATTATAACAAATCAAGTTTGGATAATGTTTGTTCTATGCATCCTATCGATTAAGTTTTTATATTATAGATAGTACAAATCCTTTGTTTATGGAAAATGTAGAAGTTAAACAAGAAATAAAAAATTCTGACGATGGCAAAGGTATCTTAATTACGAACAATGCTATAGAACAAATTTCAAATTTATTGAAGGGCCAAAGTGATAAAAAAGCACTAAGGGTAGGAGTAAGATCAGGCGGTTGTAGTGGGATGAGTTATACGATGGATTTTATAGGAACTAATGAAATAAATCCCGATGATAAAGTTTATGATTATTCATTAAAAGCTGATCAAAGCTTTCAAGTAGTTTGTGATCCCAAAAGTCTCTTATATATTTACGGAATGCAATTAGATTTTAGTAAGGAATTAATTGGAGGGGGCTTTAATTTTGTAAATCCCAATGCTTCCCAAACTTGCGGTTGTGGAAGCTCCTTTGCAGTTTAATAAATAATGAATAACGAAATTAATCCTATCGAAGAGGATTTTAATGCAGCTCTATCAAGATATAAAGCAGGGCAAGATTTAATTCCAATCGTTCGAGATTTTCAAAAAATTATACAGCAAATTCCAAATCATTTTGCTGCCTGGACTTGTTTATCATGGCTCCAATTACTTTTAAAAAATAATGAAGAAGCTTTGTCAGCTGCCAGACAAGCTGTTCGATTAAATCAGCAAGATCCACAAGCAAGAATGAATTTGTCTTTAGCTCTTTTGGCAACCAATAATAAAGGTGTTAGGGATCATATTGAGTTAATAAAAAAAATGTCTATTATGATGCCAGATGTGAAAAGTGAGTTGAAAGAATCTGTTGAAGACGGATTAAGTAGATATCCAGATTGGCCTGAGTTAACCAAAGTTAAAAAATGGTTGGAATTTTAAATTCTCCGAAATTTTGTCATCAGAAATGACTGAGAAAAACAATCAAAACAATTTAAAACAAATTATCGATAATTTGTTATTAATAAATTTATTTACAGTAATTTTTTTTGCAATATTTTTTGTATTTGCAATAATTATGCAATTAAATGGGATATTTATTTTTATAAATTTTATTCAGATAGTTTGGAACCCTCTTATAGTCCCATTGATAACAATTCTTATTATTAGTGCTTTAGTAAACGGAATTAACTCTTGGTGGAGGCGTAAATTGCTTTCTCAAGAAAAGGATATTTAAAAGCATAATTTTTGAGTTTACTGCTTATTACTTTTTGTCCCTCTAATACAACTTTTGCTCCATCTCCTAACAATATTTTTAAAACAGCTCCAGGCACTGGAAGTAAATTTGGTCTATTTAGACATTTTCCTAAAGTCTGAGAAAAGTCTTTCATTAATACTGGATTTGGTGCAACAGCATTAAATACTCCCGAATACTTTTTATCAATTAATGCTTGATTAATTAATGCACATAAATCAGTTCTATGAATCCAACTCATCCATTGCTTACCATCTCCAATTGGACCACCTAATCCAACTTTAAATATAGGGAGCATTTTTCCTAATGCTCCTCCATCTGCTTCTAGAACAATCCCAATTCTAAAAATAACTAATCTTGAGAAAAATGGTTTTTCAGCAGCGACTGCTTCCCATTTTTTGCAAAGATTAGCTAAAAAGTCTTTTCCTCCAATACTATTTTCAGAGAATTCACCAGAAAAACTTGTACCGTAATAACCTATTGCTGATCCATTTATAATGACTTTTGGGTTGATTTTGAAATTTTTTAGGGTCTTCATCATAAATTTCGTGGTATTAATACGACTATTTTCAATCTCCTTTTTTTGTGAATCAGTCCATTTTTTTTCTGCTATTGGTTCTCCCATCAAGTTAATAATGCCATCTGTCTCTCTTAAAATATTTAGAAGATTTTCGTTATTCCAGTTTTTTTCTTTTGATAAATCTATTTGAAAAAATTTAAACTTATTGAAATCTAAATCTATATTTAATTTATTTATGGGTTTTCTACTTACAATGTACATTTCGTGATTTTCATTAAGTAGTGATGGTACTAATTCTTTACCAATAAATCCAGTGCAACCAAGTAGTAAAAGACGCATATCATTTAGATGTTTGTAATTTAAGGCTATTAAATTTTTGAGACGTTTGTAATTATTATTCCGGTACAAATTTTTTTAAATATTTTTCAAACAAGTTTTTGTATAATATATTTCAAATTGCTTTGATCAATTTATTATGACAGATTCTATTCCAAAGGTACCTCTCAAGAAAGGAAGCTTAGTTTTTGTTGATAAAGAAAATTATATAAAAAGTATCGAGGCGCTAGCCAGTGATAATGATCTACCTAATTATGTCTTTGAAGGTCCTGGAGAGATTCTTTCAGTCAAAGACGAATATGCTCAGATTCGATGGCGCAGACCTGTTCCAGATGTTTGGTTGAAATTAGATCAACTTAAAGAATATACTCAATAAAATTTTATATCTAAAATTTTTACTTCTTTTTCTCTTTAGACATTTTTGATTGGATTCTTTTTGCTTCTTTGATCATTTCTTTACCATCAAATAAGTACTTATCCACGTATCCTTGTGTATATCTATCAAATTCTGACAGTGCATCTTTAACTTGTGAAAAACAGTGATAAAGATCGAGGCCTAAAGCTGAAATTGATTTTGGAACTATTTTTTTGTTATAAATTTTTTCAACTTTTTCTATTTTCTTTTGCGAAAGACTTACGTAACTGCAAAAACTTTCCATTAATTGGTCATCATATGGATCCGCAGATAGTTCTTTTATTTCGTTGTTCAAAGGTTTAATTATTTGACTAATTAATCTATTGATTGGAGTGTAAATTTCTTTAATCCATGTTTCAACTTCTTTGTCTTTAATTGAAGAATTATTTTTTTTTGAATTAAATTTCTCTTCCCAATTTTCATTTAATGAATCAAATGATGAACTGGAAGAGAAAAAACTGCTATCGTATTGTTTTTTTTTGATAGGGTCATTTAGAGTTTCCCATGCATTTTGTATTGCAAGAAATCTTTCTTTCTTGCCTCCTGCATCAGGATGATGTGTCTTAACTAAAGAGCGATATGAAGATTTAATTTCACTTCTGGTTGCATTTTTTTTGAGACCTAATTCTTCATAAAAATTTTTTTCCATTTTTATAAATTATGCATTAAAGATAACCATCTTTTCTAGCTTGAATTGAGGTATTAGTTTCAAACATTGCTGTTGATAAATATCTTTCTCCAAAACTTGGAAGAATAACTATCAATCTTTTGTTCATTAGTTCTTTTCTTTTAGCGATTTTTATCGTTGCTGCTAAAGCTGCACCGCTGCTGATGCCAGATAAAAGACCTTCCAATCGAGCTAATAAACGCCCATAATAAAATGCTTCATCGTCATCTATTTTAATAATTTCATCAATAAATTTAGTATCAAGTACTTTCGGAACAAAACCTGCTCCTATTCCTTGAATCGAATGAGAGCCTGCGTTTTCTCCGGAAATCACAGCACTTTTTTTGGGCTCTACAGCATAAATTTTGCAATTTGGATTAACTTTTTTCAAAAAACGCGCACAACCAGTAATTGTTCCTCCTGTCCCTACTCCAGTAACTAGTCCATCTAAATTGTTATTTGATTGGGACCATATTTCTTGCGCCGTTGTTCTTTCATGAATATCAGGATTAGCAAAGTTTTCAAACTGATTAAATTGATAGCTATATGGAATGGTTGAAGACAACTCATTAGCTAAATCTAAAGCTCCTTTCATTCCATCTTTACCTGGTGTTAGCTGTAATTCAGCTCCATATGCTCTCAACATTGCCCTTCTCTCAATACTCATTGTATCCGGCATAGTTAATATCAATTTATAGCCTTTTGCTGCAGCAACCATTGCTAATGCGATGCCAGTATTTCCACTTGTTGCTTCAATTAACGTTGTTTTATCCGGTGTTATCAATCCTTCTTCTTCAGCTTTACTTAACATTGAATAAGCTATCCGATCTTTAACGGACGCTGATGGATTGAAACTTTCTAGCTTGGCTATTATTTCTGGATAACAATCAAAATACTTTCTGATTCGATTTAATTGAACTAACGGGGTATTTCCAACTAGAGAAGTTATATCATTTGCTATTTCCATGATATGACTTTTAAAAATGCAAAATTAATCTCCTAATATCCATATTAATTGCATTTAAAGATCTTTTATATAATTTTCTCAAAAGAATTTAATTTAAATAACTTCTTGCGTAAAAATATTTATTATTATAGAGTTAATTTTTGTAATGATTATGTATTCGCTGGAATTAAGTCTGAGATATTCACCTTTTCCACTTTCAATTCAGAAGAAAGAATTGGATGATGTTAAACGAATTTATGATGAAATAAAAAGTTCTATGAATGAAACTTTAGAATCCTCAAACTTGATCGAATTGAGGTGTGA
This sequence is a window from Prochlorococcus marinus XMU1419. Protein-coding genes within it:
- a CDS encoding tetratricopeptide repeat protein, with amino-acid sequence MNNEINPIEEDFNAALSRYKAGQDLIPIVRDFQKIIQQIPNHFAAWTCLSWLQLLLKNNEEALSAARQAVRLNQQDPQARMNLSLALLATNNKGVRDHIELIKKMSIMMPDVKSELKESVEDGLSRYPDWPELTKVKKWLEF
- a CDS encoding J domain-containing protein — encoded protein: MEKNFYEELGLKKNATRSEIKSSYRSLVKTHHPDAGGKKERFLAIQNAWETLNDPIKKKQYDSSFFSSSSSFDSLNENWEEKFNSKKNNSSIKDKEVETWIKEIYTPINRLISQIIKPLNNEIKELSADPYDDQLMESFCSYVSLSQKKIEKVEKIYNKKIVPKSISALGLDLYHCFSQVKDALSEFDRYTQGYVDKYLFDGKEMIKEAKRIQSKMSKEKKK
- the zds gene encoding 9,9'-di-cis-zeta-carotene desaturase — translated: MKIAIVGSGLAGLTAAVNLVDEGHEVEIYESRSFWGGKVGSWEDKDGNHIEMGLHVFFYNYANLFKLMKKVGALDNLLPKDHTHLFINNGGNLKSLDFRFPLGAPFNGLKAFFTTEQLTLIDKFRNALALGTSPIVRGLIDYEGAMKIIRDLDKISFKEWFLNHGGSEKSLERMWDPIAYALGFINCKDISARCMLTIFMMFASKTEASKLNLLKGSPHKWLTQPIVDYIKNKGAKIYLNHKVEEIIYEKESSSYSVNQLKISSPEGIKAVFADKFLAACDVPGIKKIIPKEWYQFKEFEGLKKLRAVAVATIQLRYDGWVTELQKDNTGNEPIGLDNLLYSADASFSCFADLALASPADYRRKDMGSLLQCVLTPGDKWIGRSTERITKEIDKEVRRLFPSSKNLKLLWSNVVQIPQSLYREAPGMEPFRPNQKTSISNFFLAGSYTKQDYIDSMEGATMSGHLAAAAILEKKAELAKNLAVS
- the cysK gene encoding cysteine synthase A is translated as MEIANDITSLVGNTPLVQLNRIRKYFDCYPEIIAKLESFNPSASVKDRIAYSMLSKAEEEGLITPDKTTLIEATSGNTGIALAMVAAAKGYKLILTMPDTMSIERRAMLRAYGAELQLTPGKDGMKGALDLANELSSTIPYSYQFNQFENFANPDIHERTTAQEIWSQSNNNLDGLVTGVGTGGTITGCARFLKKVNPNCKIYAVEPKKSAVISGENAGSHSIQGIGAGFVPKVLDTKFIDEIIKIDDDEAFYYGRLLARLEGLLSGISSGAALAATIKIAKRKELMNKRLIVILPSFGERYLSTAMFETNTSIQARKDGYL
- a CDS encoding NAD(P)H-quinone oxidoreductase subunit O, which produces MTDSIPKVPLKKGSLVFVDKENYIKSIEALASDNDLPNYVFEGPGEILSVKDEYAQIRWRRPVPDVWLKLDQLKEYTQ
- a CDS encoding HesB/IscA family protein; the encoded protein is MENVEVKQEIKNSDDGKGILITNNAIEQISNLLKGQSDKKALRVGVRSGGCSGMSYTMDFIGTNEINPDDKVYDYSLKADQSFQVVCDPKSLLYIYGMQLDFSKELIGGGFNFVNPNASQTCGCGSSFAV
- a CDS encoding TIGR01777 family oxidoreductase, producing the protein MRLLLLGCTGFIGKELVPSLLNENHEMYIVSRKPINKLNIDLDFNKFKFFQIDLSKEKNWNNENLLNILRETDGIINLMGEPIAEKKWTDSQKKEIENSRINTTKFMMKTLKNFKINPKVIINGSAIGYYGTSFSGEFSENSIGGKDFLANLCKKWEAVAAEKPFFSRLVIFRIGIVLEADGGALGKMLPIFKVGLGGPIGDGKQWMSWIHRTDLCALINQALIDKKYSGVFNAVAPNPVLMKDFSQTLGKCLNRPNLLPVPGAVLKILLGDGAKVVLEGQKVISSKLKNYAFKYPFLEKAIYASTKS